In Humulus lupulus chromosome 7, drHumLupu1.1, whole genome shotgun sequence, the following are encoded in one genomic region:
- the LOC133790862 gene encoding piezo-type mechanosensitive ion channel homolog isoform X4 — protein sequence MGRFLNGFLLPMLLLLAALLSWSLISLADLLAFLFIQYAAPKIGSRYLRKPLVTWSAFIFSLLAILSQAIFHIVLAIKGDQWSVADTRWARLIGFLHVQAWISPSIIYFLVIQVLIACVALYEIYGSMSGLDSWRNSCFRHLNTSAALIGSHVRVLCCLLLPGLQLVVGISHPSWTSLPFFICSGIGLVNWSLTSNFLGLFRWWRHILLYAGFNIILLYAYQLPIEYSEKLLWFANFIGLFRISANSAWSEVCSAVSLLLFYIILSWIRCDLEEMDFIVSTDESNLTEQLLPKRHSFFIRESRSGVKHTNVLLRRAVFRTFSINFFTYGFPISLLALSFWSFHFASLCAFGLVVYVGYVLYAFPPMLHLHRLNGLLLVFILFWAASTYVFNVAFTFLNKELDKDMVIWETIGLWHYSIPGLYLLAQFGLGVLVAMGNLVNNSVFSYLSDGEGPSTIESSNVEGKEETIVFIVATIAWGLRKTSRVVVLVLLLLMATKSGIIHAVYMIFFMIHLLRHTVGRRLRISLILLCQAHFSLLYILQLNVISKAFKQKGSFFMDILSDLGLLNQTSGEFLPMALLACFCSIHNHGFDMVFSFSAIVQRAPYPPVGFSILRAGLIKSVLLSLSSSRGYPQINSSHERKIASYLSAMGQKCLSAYRSWGTYIALSTILFTVYLVIPNYTSFGHLFFLLLWLIGRQILGKTRWQLWFPIKVYAAAVVVLIYSMSVFTSFQIWLSRIVDLESAFGYKNKASTIENIWESLAILVVMQLYSYERIHNNNFSEDDFDGPEIKALSFIKRLLIWHSEKILFLATFHASVSPVSAFGFVYLLGLVISSMLPKTSRIPSILFLLYSGFLAMVEYLFQMWGDQAEMFPGQKHSYLSLFLGLQLYKPGFSGIESGLRSKVLVIAACVLRYNVFHWLKIMPHDNGNRGKWDEPCTLFALSEATKNETDSKPTSRTWSSLNCALFQGPSVVSPEKGSSDGINNSTYLYNYFWESSKESRKWNRRRILSLKKERLDMQKTSLKIYMKFWIENMFNLFGLEMNMIVLLLASFAVINAISLLYIASLAACVLLHRHIIKRLWPVFVFLCASIVIIEYLVLWQNLAAGKRPAAQVPCHDCWRAFEVYYNFCKKCWLGIIADDPRILISYYVVFMFSCFKLRSDRLSIPYGSQIYREMIFNCYKASVLSDLSFETKGLWTYLDFLRLYGYCYLLDLVLVLILITGTLEYDVLHLGYLGFALVFFRMRLEILKKKNKIFKFLRMYNFGLIVLSLAYQSPFIGDAIEGKCDTTDYISQVIGFYKYDYGFRITSRSALVEIIIFMLVSLQSYMFSSKEFDYVSKYLEAEQIGAIVREQEKRAAWKTELLQYIHKSEEQKCLRNLQVEKMKSEMLNLKIQLDSITITASCGNNSPGSENVLRRRKSSLSLNRVNGIWGSGENELKREDLSLSSDAMSDFDTIESPTSEGTESLLAESSKHMIDNLHEITQLEIKATDSYSLVDSERRDREKLKTRGNPIISAVHLIGDGVSQVQSLGNLAVHNLINFLNIEHKGQDSDEHSSEDEVYYETETQNMCNEQAEQTAHVVRLSSDRIMSDATYSQIGIILRYMWSQTRSNNDVVCYCCFVIVFLWNFSMLSMVYLMVLFLYALCINTGPSHIFWVVMLIYTEFCILLQYLYQIIIQHCGFTINASLLQELGFPANKAVSSFVTSNWPLFLVYLFTLLQTTITTKDGDWANMATEFSFSKRKNYLQQDLVKSYSCRERIKRLLLPVRNVGRQFIRRVHRYWKSLTEGAETPPYFVQLSMEVRLLPDDSIQPEKIESGINRLLKILHDKRCKEKNMNRFHSPSRVRVQSIESSPENTDVALVVLEVVHASPSSESSPAPAEWYTSLTPAADVANEILKAQHDGVLNWIRFPYPILSVIGGGKRELDLYAYTFCADLAVFFLVAIFYQSVIKNNTEFLEVYQLEDQFPKEFVFILMVCLEHGAIT from the exons ATGGGGAGATTTCTTAATGGGTTCCTATTGCCTATGCTGCTTTTGTTAG CGGCTTTACTAAGTTGGAGTTTGATATCTCTTGCTGATTTGCTGGCCTTTCTTTTCATTCAATATGCTGCTCCAAAAATTG GTTCTCGATATCTAAGGAAACCCTTGGTAACATGGTCTGCTTTCATCTTTTCCTTGCTGGCTATTCTTTCACAAGCAATATTTCATATTGTTTTGGCTATTAAGGGGGATCAATGGAGTGTAGCTGACACTCGTTGGGCCAGATTAATTGGCTTTTTACA TGTGCAAGCTTGGATATCTCCATCTATAATCTATTTTCTGGTTATCCAAGTACTCATAGCTTGTGTTGCTCTATATGAAATCTATGGGAGTATGTCTGGTCTGGATTCATGGAGAAATTCTTGTTTCAGGCACCTTAACACTTCTGCTGCACTTATAG GTTCCCATGTCAGGGTTTTATGTTGCTTATTGTTGCCTGGATTACAGCTAGTTGTGGGTATCAGTCACCCTTCTTGGACTTCTTTACCTTTTTTCATATGTAGCGGTATTGGTCTTGTCAACTGGTCTCTAACAAGCAATTTTCTAGGCCTCTTCCG GTGGTGGAGACATATTCTGTTGTACGCAGGCTTCAACATCATCTTGCTGTATGCATACCAACTTCCAATTGAATATTCAGAGAAACTTTTATGGTTTGCTAATTTCATTGGCCTATTTAGAATATCTGCAAACTCAGCCTGGTCGGAAGTTTGTTCTGCTGTGTCTCTTTTGCTTTTCTATATTATA CTATCCTGGATTAGATGTGACCTAGAAGAAATGGATTTCATTGTATCCACTGATGAGAGCAACTTGACCGAGCAGCTTCTTCCTAAAAGGCATTCATTTTTTATTCGTGAGTCAAG ATCAGGAGTGAAGCATACTAATGTACTTTTGCGCAGAGCTGTCTTTCGTACTTTCAGTATCAACTTTTTCACTTATGGCTTTCCG ATATCCTTGCTTGCTCTCTCATTTTGGAGTTTCCATTTTGCAAGTCTATGTGCATTTGGATTAGTTGTATACGTTGGCTATGTTCTTTACGCCTTTCCACCAATGCTACATTTGCATCGACTGAATGGTTTGCTTCTTGTTTTCATTCTTTTCTGGGCTGCTAGCACATATGTCTTTAATGTGGCATTTACATTCCTTAACAAGGAGCTGGACAAG GACATGGTGATATGGGAAACCATAGGCTTATGGCATTACTCAATACCGGGGCTTTATCTGCTGGCACAATTTGGTCTTGGTGTTCTTGTTGCTATGGGCAATCTGGTTAACAATTCTGTTTTCTCGTATTTGTCTGATGGAGAGGGACCATCTACGATTGAAAGTTCTAATGTAGAAG GGAAAGAAGAGACTATTGTTTTCATTGTTGCTACAATTGCATGGGGACTGCGTAAAACTTCTCGTGTTGTAGTGTTGGTTCTATTACTTCTAATGGCAACAAAATCTGGCATTATACATGCTGTATACA TGATTTTCTTTATGATTCATCTACTACGGCATACTGTTGGTAGAAGACTACGCATTTCTTTAATTCTACTATGTCAGGCACATTTTTCTCTGCTGTACATTCTTCAACTTAATGTAATATCCAAGGCCTTCAAGCAGAAAGGGTCATTTTTTATGGACATTCTCTCAGACTTGG GCCTTCTTAACCAAACTAGTGGTGAATTCCTACCAATGGCTCTGCTTGCATGCTTCTGTTCCATTCACAATCACGGGTTTGACATGGTTTTTTCATTCTCAGCAATTGTGCAACGTGCTCCCTACCCTCCAGTTGGCTTTAGCATTTTGAGAGCTGGTTTAATTAAATCAGTTCTTCTGTCTCTAAGTTCTTCTAGGGGGTACCCTCAAATCAATTCTTCTCATG AGAGAAAGATAGCCTCTTATCTGAGTGCAATGGGGCAAAAGTGTCTCTCAGCATATCGATCATGGGGAACCTACATTGCCCTTTCAACTATTCTTTTTACAGTATATCTTGTAATACCTAACTACACTTCATTTGGTCATCTATTCTTCCTCTTACTTTGGTTGATTGGAAGACAAATTCTGGGAAAAACAAGATGGCAGCTTTGGTTTCCTATAAAAGTTTATGCAGCTGCAGTCGTTGTATTGATATATAGTATGAGTGTCTTCACCAGCTTTCAGATATGGTTGTCAAGAATAGTCGATCTTGAGTCTGCATTTGGATATAAAAATAAAGCTTCAACAATAGAAAATATTTGGGAATCACTAGCTATATTGGTTGTAATGCAACTGTATAGCTATGAGAGGATTCATAACAATAATTTTTCAGAAGACGACTTTGATGGGCCAGAAATAAAAGCACTCTCATTTATCAAACGCCTTCTGATATGGCACAGTGAGAAGATTCTTTTTCTGGCCACATTTCATGCATCAGTTTCTCCAGTGAGTGCATTTGGTTTTGTTTATCTTCTTGGTCTAGTCATAAGTTCAATGTTACCAAAAACTTCTAGGATTCCTTCCATATTATTTCTATTGTATTCAGGATTTTTAGCAATGGTTGAGTATCTCTTCCAGATGTGGGGTGACCAGGCCGAGATGTTCCCTGGTCAAAAACACTCTTATCTGTCCTTGTTTCTAGGATTGCAGCTGTACAAGCCAGGATTCTCGGGTATAGAATCAGGCTTGCGGAGCAAAGTTTTGGTAATAGCTGCATGTGTACTCCGGTACAATGTCTTTCATTGGTTGAAAATAATGCCACATGACAATGGAAACAGAGGCAAATGGGATGAGCCTTGCACTTTGTTTGCCTTAAGTGAAGCAACAAAAAATGAAACAGACAGTAAACCAACAAGCCGCACCTGGTCATCTTTAAACTGTGCCCTTTTTCAAGGGCCAAGCGTTGTATCTCCTGAAAAAGGGTCTTCTGATGGCATTAACAACAGCACATATTTATACAATTATTTCTGGGAAAGTTCCAAAGAGAGCCGTAAATGGAATAGAAGAAGGATTCTTTCTTTGAAAAAGGAAAGGCTTGATATGCAGAAGACTAGTTTGAAAATATATATGAAGTTCTGGATAGAGAATATGTTCAATCTCTTTGGCCTTGAGATGAACATGATAGTACTACTTCTTGCCAGCTTTGCCGTGATAAATGCCATCTCTTTGCTGTATATTGCTTCACTTGCTGCTTGTGTTCTTCTTCATCGACATATCATAAAGAGACTGTGGCCTGTGTTTGTGTTCTTGTGTGCTTCTATTGTCATCATTGAATACTTGGTTCTTTGGCAGAATTTGGCCGCAGGGAAGCGGCCTGCTGCACAAGTGCCCTGCCATGACTGTTGGAGAGCTTTTGAGGTTTATTACAACTTCTGCAAAAAGTGCTGGCTAG GAATCATAGCTGATGATCCCAGAATTCTTATAAGCTATTATGTTGTGTTCATGTTCTCGTGTTTTAAGCTTCGTTCTGATCGTTTGTCCATTCCTTATGGATCCCAAATATACAGAGAAATGATATTTAATTGCTATAAAGCATCTGTTTTAAGTGATCTCTCATTTGAAACAAAAGGTTTATGGACATATCTCGACTTTCTTAGGCTCTACGGTTATTGTTACTTACTTGATCTTGTTCTTGTTTTAATTTTGATCACTGGGACCCTTGAATATGATGTCCTGCACCTTGGATACCTTGGTTTTGCACTTGTTTTTTTCCGAATGAGGCTTGAGAtattgaagaagaagaacaaaatCTTCAAGTTCTTAAGAATGTACAACTTTGGTCTAATTGTCCTCTCTTTAGCTTATCAGTCTCCCTTCATAGGGGACGCCATTGAAGGGAAATGTGATACAACAGATTACATTAGTCAGGTGATTGGATTCTATAAATATGACTACGGTTTTCGAATCACTTCAAGATCTGCTCTTGTTGAAATTATCATATTCATGTTGGTGTCACTTCAATCATACATGTTTTCATCCAAGGAGTTTGATTATGTGTCGAAATATCTCGAGGCAGAGCAAATTGGCGCCATAGTGCGTGAGCAGGAGAAGAGAGCTGCTTGGAAGACAGAACTTTTGCAGTACATACATAAATCTGAAGAGCAAAAGTGCCTGAGAAATCTgcaggttgaaaagatgaagtcAGAGATGCTAAACCTTAAAATCCAGCTTGACAGCATAACTATTACCGCGAGTTGTGGTAACAATTCTCCAGGAAGTGAAAATGTTCTAAGAAGAAGAAAATCTTCCTTGAGTTTAAATAGAGTGAATGGAATATGGGGAAGTGGAGAAAATGAGTTAAAGAGAGAAGACCTTAGTTTGAGCTCTGATGCTATGTCGGATTTTGATACAATTGAATCTCCAACAAGTGAAGGAACTGAAAGTTTGTTAGCAGAATCCTCAAAGCATATGATAGATAATCTTCATGAGATAACTCAACTAGAGATTAAGGCCACTGATTCTTATAGTCTTGTGGATTCAGAAAGAAGAGATAGGGAAAAGTTGAAAACAAGAGGAAACCCCATAATTTCAGCAGTTCATCTTATTGGGGATGGAGTTTCTCAGGTTCAGTCCCTTGGGAATTTGGCAGTCCATAATCTTATTAATTTCTTGAACATAGAACACAAGGGACAAGATTCAGATGAGCATTCTTCTGAGGACGAGGTGTATTATGAAACAGAAACTCAGAACATGTGTAATGAACAAGCAGAACAAACAGCTCATGTAGTGCGATTAAGTAGTGACAGGATCATGTCTGATGCTACATACTCCCAAATTGGTATCATTCTACGTTACATGTGGAGTCAAACGAGATCAAATAATGATGTCGTTTGTTACTGCTGCTTTGTCATTGTGTTCTTGTGGAATTTCAGTATGTTATCCATGGTATATCTCATGGTTCTCTTCTTGTATGCTCTTTGTATAAACACTGGCCCAAGTCATATATTCTGGGTTGTTATGCTTATTTATACTGAGTTTTGCATACTACTTCAGTATCTATACCAAATCATCATCCAGCATTGTGGGTTTACCATTAATGCAAGCTTACTCCAAGAACTTGGATTTCCGGCTAACAAAGCTGTGTCGTCTTTTGTTACAAGCAACTGGCCTCTTTTTTTAGTGTATTTATTCACTCTTCTACAAACCACCATAACAACAAAAGATGGTGATTGGGCAAACATGGCTACAGAATTCAGCTTTAGTAAGAGAAAAAATTATCTCCAGCAAGATCTTGTGAAGAGTTATAGTTGCCGCGAGAGAATAAAAAGATTGCTTTTACCTGTAAGAAATGTTGGTAGACAGTTTATTAGAAGGGTGCACAGGTACTGGAAATCACTTACAGAAGGAGCAGAAACTCCACCTTACTTTGTACAGCTGTCCATGGAAGTTAGACTGTTGCCTGATGATAGTATCCAGCCAGAGAAAATTGAGTCAGGAATTAATAGGTTGCTTAAGATCTTACATGATAAAAGATGTAAAGAAAAGAACATGAACCGATTCCACTCACCAAGTCGTGTTCGAGTTCAAAGCATTGAAAGTAGCCCAGAAAATACTGATGTAGCTTTGGTTGTTTTGGAGGTTGTGCATGCCTCTCCTTCATCAGAATCTAGTCCAGCACCAGCAGAGTGGTACACATCACTAACTCCAGCTGCTGATGTTGCCAATGAGATTTTAAAAGCTCAACATGATGGAGTTCTAAATTGGATACGATTCCCATACCCAATACTCTCTGTGATTGGTGGTGGGAAAAGGGAATTAGATTTATATGCCTATACATTCTGTGCAGATTTGGCTGTTTTTTTCTTAGTTGCCATTTTCTACCAATCTGTCATAAAGAATAACACTGAGTTTCTTGAAGTCTATCAGCTTGAAGATCAGTTCCCAAAAgagtttgtatttattttgatG GTATGCTTGGAACATGGAGCCATCACATAG